The Oncorhynchus nerka isolate Pitt River linkage group LG3, Oner_Uvic_2.0, whole genome shotgun sequence genome includes the window ACCGCTTTGGCCATGAGCACCAAGCCTTTGAGAATCAGACTGCAGACCTGGCTTGTGACAGTTACCATAAAGTCGACTATGACGTCTATCTCCTGAGAGGTCTACTTGTCAAAACCTACCAGTTCTCTATCTCCTGGGCCCGCATTTTCCCCTCTGGCCACATGGGGAGCCACTCTGAGAAAGGTGCGCTTTACTATGACAGCATGATCAACGCGCTGATAGAGGCGGGTATAGAACCTGCTGTGACCCTGCACCACTGGGATCTTCCCCAGGCACTCCAGGACTATGGAGGCTGGACCAATGTTTCCATTGCAGAAGCCTTTAAAGACTATGCCAACTTCTGCTTCTTCAGGTTTGGAGATAGGGTTAGGACTTGGAACACTTTCAGTAGCCCCTGGGTGATTAGCCATGCTGGGTACGGTACCGGTCAGCATCCCCCTGGAATAAAGAACTATGTGGTTGCCTCCTACCAGGTGAGAGAACTAGCATCACTCTTTTCCCTATAGCCCTTTGTTGACTTTGTGAATTGTAATTATTATTTCTTTGATGATTTTGATCctttgtgtgcccccccaaaaaGGTGACTCACAACATGCTCAAGTCCCACGCTGAAGCATGGCATGTTTACAACGACAAGTACCGGAAGGACCAGGGAGGCAAAGTAGGCATTGCCCTGGACTCCAACTGGGCTGAGCCTCCAAGCTCCTCTTCCAAGCCTGAAGATGTAGTGGCTGCAGATCGCTACCTGCAGTTCATGCTGGGATGGTTCGCCCATCCCATTTTTGTGGATGGGGACTATCCACCCTTGCTAAAGTCTCAGATTGAGCAGAAAAGGCGGGATTGTTCCCTCTCTGTGCCTGCCATACTCCCGTTCTTCACTGCAGCAGAGAGTAAGCGAATTCGCGGAACGGCAGATTTCCTGGGGCTCAACCACTACACCTCTCGCCTGGTCAACGCCAGTGATGGTGGCTGCGTGCCTGGACCAGAGGGGGTGGGAGACTTCAAAGCTTATGTGGACCATGCCTGGCCTTCTACAGAGTCTGACTCGATACACTCTGCACCCTGGGGCCTCCGTAGGCTGCTCAACTATGTTTCTGCAGAGTATCTGAATGTCACTAAGGTGCCCGTCTACATAACTGGAAATGGGATACCCACGGGGTACAGCGGGGACACTATCAATGACACGGAGCGTACAGAGTACTTAAAGGGCTACATCAACGAAGCACTGAAAGGTAAATCTCTGGAATGTGTTAGACCAGGGGTCACCTAGCCCTGTACAGAAGGAATGTTTTGAGACTGTTTGTAAGAATGATTGTTTATAAGTATTGTTTACCAGGATGATTTTGGTTGACTTTCAACAGCAATCCATCTGGATGGAGTGGACGTGCAGCGTTTCACTGTGCAGTCACTGATGGATGGGTTCGAGGGGCCAAAGGGCTACAGCCAAAGGTTTGGTTTGCACTATGTCAACTTTGAAGACCCTAACAGGCCCAGAACCCCAAAGCAGTCAGCCTATTTCTACTCTGATATTATCAAGAGAAATGGGTTTTCTGATACAAGAGAAAGAAGTCCACAACAAGAACCAAAGTTTCAAACCGTTGTGCGGCAACCCACTCTGCCCCCGTCCGAGGTTCCCTCCAGATCCAAGGTTGTCTGGGAGAAGTTCTCCAGTCAGTCCAATTTCCAGAGGAAGCTCTACCACTACGGCACCTTTCCAAAGGGCTTCCAATGGGGAGTGACGTCCTCAGCCTATCAAATAGAAGGTGGCTGGAATGTTGACGGAAAGGGTGCAAGTGTATGGGATACCTTCACCCACAAGCCTGGCAGTACTACCGAAGATGCCAATGGTGACATAGCCTGTGACAGTTACCACCGACTAGAGGAAGACCTGTACATGATAAGGGCCCTAAGGGTTAAGACCTACCGATTCTCCCTGTCCTGGTCCAGGATCTTTCCCGATGGTCGGCGCAGTTCCTTGAACCAGATGGGTGTTAACTACTACAACAGGCTCATTAACGGCCTACTAGCTTATAACATAACCCCCATGGTGACACTCTACCACTGGGACCTCCCTCAGGCCCTGCAGGACCTTGATGGCTGGGACAACATCCAGATGATTGAGATCTTTAACGACTTCTGTGACTTCTGCTTTTCCACCTTTGGGGAGCGAGTAAAGTTTTGGTTGACCTTCAACCAACCCTATACAATTGCCTGGTCAGGATACGGTCTGGGGCAGATCCCACCAAATGTCAGGAAGCCTGGGGATGCACCATATAGAGTCGCTCATAACCTTCTAAAGGCACATGCCACGGTGTACCACACCTATGACAAGAAATACCGCAAATCCCAAAGTGGTCTGGTCTCCATCGCCCTCAACGCAGACTGGGCTGAGCCCAAAGATGTCAACAACCCCCGGGAAGTCATGGCTGCAGACCGTGCCCTGCAGTTTCAGCTTGGCTGGTTCGCTCACCCAATCTTCAAAACCGGTGATTACCCCGACGCCATGAAGTGGCAGGTGGGCAACAAGAGTGAGCTCCAAGGCCTGCCAGGTTCCAGGCTCCCCACGTTCACCAATGATGATAAGGCCTACATCAGAGGTACTGCTGATGTCTTCTGTCTAAATGCTTATACCACTAAGGTGATACGTCAAGTAACTGCCAGGCTTAGTCCTCAGTCCTATTATAACGACCAGGAtgttggagaggaggaggagggtgattCCCCCACAACTGCCATCAAAGGGCAGAGGGCTGTAGCATGGGGCTTACGGAGACTCCTCAACTGGATCAAGGAGGAGTACGGAGATCCAGAGATTTATGTCACAGAGAATGGAGTTCCAACGGCTCCAAAGACCACAGTGGATGACACTGACAGAATATTCTACTACAAAACCTACATTGATGAGGCTTTGAAAGGTAAGATCTAATTATATATTTCTGTTAAGAGAATTGTGTTCAATGTTCATAAACCAATTCAATTTAACTACTCAGTCTGCTAATCAGGATTTGTAAGATACGGATTGAAATGAAacagacggaggcccagctaAAATAGTCAAAAAGGTTTATTCACGAGAGCGCTGGTCTTTTGTACAAAACCATTCATATTTATACTGGCTTCTTACGCACATACTTTCACACACAAACAGcccacgcacatacatacacacacaacagtatgtatcctacgcacatactgtcCCACAACCCAGCCGACAAAGATTAGGGAGACCTTGGGACCTTGAGATGTACTCCCTGTCCTTTCCCAAATCTCTAGTCAGGTCGGCATCGAATTTTGCTCAAGAATCTTGTCTGTGTTTAAAATACCATAAAGACATAAACATTAGCtatattgttttaccctaattctgactagaTCTACACATGTATTGATTATAATTTTATACAAtctaatcaattccatacaattatatggtttcagggtgaaatattctaatcattcaattAACAGATAAATCCCATTAACAATTTCCCTACAAGTTGCTCATTTCACCTTCAAGAGGTGGTGGGAGTTTGGGGGGGATGGGGACGTTGTACTATGTCACTGACTATAATGCCTTCTAATTGCATTGAGGATATAGTACAGACTGAGCAGAACACCAAGGGGCAAGCAAATGCAACTTACTTCGCTAGGGATTTCCGACATTTgctgtaaaaaaaagaagaaaaaaaaggtaATCTTCCAAAAGTAAATCTTCTCTCTTGTCCCCTTAGCCCATGACCTGGATGGTGTGAAGGTGAGGGGTTACAGTGTCTCGTCTCTTATGGACTCTTTTGAGTGGCTCAATGGGTACACAGTGGGCTTTGGTCTCCACCATGTGGACTTTACTCACCCAAGCCGACCCAGGACGCCCAAACGTTCAGCCCACTACTACTATCAAGTCGTGAGGGACAACGGTTTCCCTCAATCGGAGGATGGTACACCCGTTTATGGAAACTTCCGTAAAGATTTCATCTGGAGCACAGCGACAGCATCTTACCAGGTGACTGCTCACTGAAAACAATTCCGAAAAGTCAAGTGCCAATAAAAGCACCACGATATGTTTACCGTGTCATTTTATATCTCTTGTCCAGATTGAGGGGGGCTGGAGAGCAGATGGAAAGGGCCTCAGTATCTGGGATAAGTTTGCCCACACTCCTCTTAGAGTGTCCAATGATGACACAGGAGATATTGCCTGTGATAGTTATCATAAGGTGGAGGAGGATGTGGCTATGCTGAGGAGGCTGAAGGTGACCCACTACCGCTTCTCTATATCCTGGTCCAGGGTGCTCCCCGATGGCACCACCAAAAACATCAACGAGGCTGGCCTCAACTACTACCGTAGACTTGTTGACGCACTTCTCATTGCCAACATACAGCCTCATGTGAGTTTGGTGGCCATGAAGACATGCTCATGACTGGGATAATATGTAATTTACTATATCAAAGGGAGTTAATTACACACGCACTTTGAAAAACCTGAATTGACACATTAAACCCCTGAGGTAAATAATTGTTTCCTCTCTTCATGAATGTTCCTCTCTCCAGATTACCCTCTACCACTGGGACCTCCCTCAGGCTCTGCAGGATGTGGGGGGCTGGGAGAACGACAGCATCATTGACCGATTCAGAGAATATGCTGATTTTATCTTCACTCACCTTGGAGACAAAGTGAAGTTCTGGATCACCATCAATGAGCCTTATAATATTGCCAATATTGGCCATGGCTATGGAGCTGCTGCCCCAGGTACTACCTCTTTAATTCAGACTAAACAAATACGCATTTGGCTTGTATTTGCCGAACAATTGTTGACTGTTTTCAGCGTGTGTCTGTAGTAACAGGAAACAATCGTATCGTTGATATGCTAAATAGCTTCGAAATACAATAGCTTTAAAAAGAGATTCTAAAGCTAAAAAAAAATCATTTAGACCTCTTAAAAGAACTGTAGAAAGAGGTCGTATTTATTTAAGTGTCTTCAGGATGCAGTTAAAACAATAATCCTTCTATGGCCAGGCATCAGCTTCAGACCTGGCACACTGCCCTACATAGTGGGCCACAACCTCATCAAAGCCCATGCCGAAGCCTGGCACCTGTACAACGATAACTACCGCACCAAGCAGGGAGGCATTATCTCCATCACCATCAACTCAGACTGGTCAGAGCCACGGAACCCCTACAAGCAGGAGGACGTAGAAGCTGCACGACGCGTTGTTCAGGTACAGTCTAATGCCTCACATTGCATCAGTCATCAAAGTTCTCTCCACTACATCAGTGAAACTTTAGTATCCTGTGTAAAACATAATCATGTATGTAGAGTTCCTGTACAGCATGTACCACATTTAGCATATTTGGCACAAAAGGCTTCAATAATGGTACAAACAAACATACTAAATAAAGAGTTACATGAAGAGTGACCACATTATTTTTCTGTCGTTTCCCAGCTTTAAAGCCCCAATGTTCTTATTCAGTAACACTATTGGTTCCTTTCTCCTGTTGCAGTTCTATATCGGCTGGTTTGCTCACCCTATATTCAATGGAGACTACAGTGATACAATGAAGACAATCATTCGAGAGAGGAGCCTAGCAGCAGGCCTATCTAAATCACGGCAAGATAAATGTTTATTAGTAGCGCTAATTTTAAAAAACCCATAGAAGAATTTGCATTCATTCTGAGGAAATTATATGACTCAAATCCTAAATATAGAATAAATCATTAGTGATTCACAGATAAAATGCTTTGAACTGGTTATATGATACACGTATGGTCAACTGGCTATGAACTTTCTTTTTTACAGGCTTCCTGAGTTTTCCCCTGCAGAGATCCAGAGGGTCAAAGGTACATATGATTACTTTGggttcaaccactacacaactgTTCTGGCATTCCCTGTTGAGTATGGGAACCTACAGCACTACGATGCAGACAGGTGAGAAATCAGCCACAAGAGCCTACACTATATGTATTCATGGTTAAATCAACAACTGGAGATGTGTATATAACTACATGAAGTCAACCTGTAAGGGCTATGCATCGTTTATGAATCTATTATAGTTCTTCTGTACGTTTGTTTCTTGTTTCAAATTGATGTCCTGTTCCATTTCCAAACCCATATTTAGTTCAATTAAATATTCTGTCATTTTACTGTGTGTATTAGGGGCGCTGGAACGATTGCTGATCGCACCTGGCTGGACTCTGGCTCTGGCTGGCTGAAGGTTTCCCCATTTGGATTCCGCAAGATCCTCAACTTCATCAAGGAGGAGTACGGCGACCCACCCATCATCATCACAGAGAATGGGATCTCGGCGCGAGGGCCAGTGGATCTGAACGATGTCCACAGGATTCACTACTATGAGAATTACATCAATCAGGTCCTCAAAGGTAATATGCCACAATATCAATTCACTATTTAAATATTGACAGTATGAAATATAATTTACAAGTCAAACACCATATTTAATGTTTTGGAAAACATTCCCACAACCCAATGAAATGTTCTGTGAACCTTTATAGAGCCAAATTTGGGTTTTCTCCTCTCTTTTCAGCA containing:
- the LOC115107792 gene encoding lactase/phlorizin hydrolase gives rise to the protein MKNLVRVLYLYLMCLYGCLCQEDDPQDFMLLAGPLTNHLRMDLSTKPIDAFDCSHPLPLGSRAYFQYLQSRGVTHFKVPLSWAQLLPTGDPSQPSQPALSCYRNFLEQLVEIGLKPLVVLHRSALPEALRSRYGGWESAELPDVFQQYAEFVFLAYGELAHSWVTLSHIEELRDEVNLQLKHALHAHANVYHLYHHLFPGQGGHVSIGVRASDVSILYQSEAAIKESLDFLSVQIEYNCTSKSNLAEELRRLQKANGQIPIVIYKMNIKGCSFSQFQPLGNILQVLRNGDLQILGCDMVDLFEELDLVDILNSLSEHTGDALSVNYQRVWDKFGTQTISERDIFLNESFPDGFQWATSSESFKVEGGWSEHGKGETIWDRFGHEHQAFENQTADLACDSYHKVDYDVYLLRGLLVKTYQFSISWARIFPSGHMGSHSEKGALYYDSMINALIEAGIEPAVTLHHWDLPQALQDYGGWTNVSIAEAFKDYANFCFFRFGDRVRTWNTFSSPWVISHAGYGTGQHPPGIKNYVVASYQVTHNMLKSHAEAWHVYNDKYRKDQGGKVGIALDSNWAEPPSSSSKPEDVVAADRYLQFMLGWFAHPIFVDGDYPPLLKSQIEQKRRDCSLSVPAILPFFTAAESKRIRGTADFLGLNHYTSRLVNASDGGCVPGPEGVGDFKAYVDHAWPSTESDSIHSAPWGLRRLLNYVSAEYLNVTKVPVYITGNGIPTGYSGDTINDTERTEYLKGYINEALKAIHLDGVDVQRFTVQSLMDGFEGPKGYSQRFGLHYVNFEDPNRPRTPKQSAYFYSDIIKRNGFSDTRERSPQQEPKFQTVVRQPTLPPSEVPSRSKVVWEKFSSQSNFQRKLYHYGTFPKGFQWGVTSSAYQIEGGWNVDGKGASVWDTFTHKPGSTTEDANGDIACDSYHRLEEDLYMIRALRVKTYRFSLSWSRIFPDGRRSSLNQMGVNYYNRLINGLLAYNITPMVTLYHWDLPQALQDLDGWDNIQMIEIFNDFCDFCFSTFGERVKFWLTFNQPYTIAWSGYGLGQIPPNVRKPGDAPYRVAHNLLKAHATVYHTYDKKYRKSQSGLVSIALNADWAEPKDVNNPREVMAADRALQFQLGWFAHPIFKTGDYPDAMKWQVGNKSELQGLPGSRLPTFTNDDKAYIRGTADVFCLNAYTTKVIRQVTARLSPQSYYNDQDVGEEEEGDSPTTAIKGQRAVAWGLRRLLNWIKEEYGDPEIYVTENGVPTAPKTTVDDTDRIFYYKTYIDEALKAHDLDGVKVRGYSVSSLMDSFEWLNGYTVGFGLHHVDFTHPSRPRTPKRSAHYYYQVVRDNGFPQSEDGTPVYGNFRKDFIWSTATASYQIEGGWRADGKGLSIWDKFAHTPLRVSNDDTGDIACDSYHKVEEDVAMLRRLKVTHYRFSISWSRVLPDGTTKNINEAGLNYYRRLVDALLIANIQPHITLYHWDLPQALQDVGGWENDSIIDRFREYADFIFTHLGDKVKFWITINEPYNIANIGHGYGAAAPGISFRPGTLPYIVGHNLIKAHAEAWHLYNDNYRTKQGGIISITINSDWSEPRNPYKQEDVEAARRVVQFYIGWFAHPIFNGDYSDTMKTIIRERSLAAGLSKSRLPEFSPAEIQRVKGTYDYFGFNHYTTVLAFPVEYGNLQHYDADRGAGTIADRTWLDSGSGWLKVSPFGFRKILNFIKEEYGDPPIIITENGISARGPVDLNDVHRIHYYENYINQVLKAYLLDGVDIRGYTAWSLMDNLEWATGFSERFGLFYVNRSDSKLTRVAKNSVARYATIITCNGFPDPTLGPHECLNTEPEGTSAPSTTSPILSVENVSFLGMELSSGRAEIALYSVFALSITGVLSVIAVTYLYRKSDRSSVESVRMETL